Genomic segment of Gloeocapsa sp. PCC 7428:
ACTCAAACTCGATCGCATAACCTTTGATTTTTTCAATGAATTGCGTCAGCAGCACTTTCCACCGGAAAGAAACTTCCTTCCTGCACACATCACGCTTTTTCATGCACTTCCAGGCGAAGAAGAACTATCAATTCAGCAGACTTTACAAAACCTCTCTACAGACACTGCATCCTTACCACTGCTTTTCTCAAAGCCGCGCTTTTTGGGTAAGGGTGTCGCCATAGAAGTGAAATGTTCTGAATTGGTTCAACTGCGTCAACAACTTGCTACAACTTGGAATATGTGGCTAAGTAAGCAAGATCAGCAGCGATATCAACCGCACGTCACAATTCAAAATAAAGTGACATCTGAGGAAGCGCGTCAACTTTATAACCAGCTTGTTAGTAATTGGGCCTCTATTAACGGATATGGCGAAGGGCTGTTACTCTGGTATTACAAAGGCGGACCTTGGGAGTTGGCAGGTGAATTTAACTTTGAACGCGGTGCGATCGCTTAAATTGTAGAGATGATGCACAGTTTCATTCCACCACAACGATTTTTTCCTTATCTGACTTGGACTGACATTCAAGCAATGCCAAATAAACAGGATGTCGTCTTAGTTCAACCTGTCGGCGCTATTGAACAACATGGTCCGCATTTACCTTTGATCGTCGATGCTGCAATTGGTACGGCAGTTTTGGGAAAAGCATTAGAAAAACTTGATGCAAGTATTCCTGCGTATGCGTTACCAACATTGTACTACGGCAAATCAAACGAACATTGGCATTTCCCTGGCACGATCGCTCTTAGTGCCCAAACGCTACTATCAACTTTAATTGAAATTGCCGAAAGCCTTTACCGCGCAGGATTTCGCAAACTCGTATTGATGAACTCGCACGGCGGACAACCGCAAGTTATGGAAATTGCAGCGCGGGATTTGCACGTCAAGTATGAAGATTTTCTAGTATTTCCATTGTTTACCTGGCGCGTTCCGCACGCTGTTAATGAATTACTTTCACTCAAAGAACAGCAACTAGGAATTCATGCGGGAGATGCAGAAACGAGTTTGATGCTATCGATTTTGCCCGAACAGGTGAAGATGCAAGCTGCGATCGCTGAATACCCAGAATTACCAGAAGATAGTTTACTTTCAATGGAAGGTAAGTTACCTTTCGCGTGGACAACTCGCGATTTGAGTCGTAGTGGTGTACTAGGCGATCCGACAGTGGCGACGAAGGAAAAAGGCGATCGCATTCTCGAATCTGTCTCGGATGGTTGGGTAAAAGCGATCGCAGACATCTATAAGTTTCGTCAGCCGCAGGCTTGGCATAATAGAGACAGTACCCTTTAGGGTTGTTTGTTATATCTTTATCAAAACTTCCCCAATGAACACATCAGACAACAAAATGACTCGCGTATATCATCAGGAAGATATTCAGCAAATTTTGCAAATCGCGATTTCTCGCCAAGCGCATGAAGGCGAATTTACGCGAGAACAGTTAGTAGAAATTGCTGCTGAGTTAGAAATTACCCCTGAGTGCTTGCAAGCTGCTGAAAGAGAATGGCAATTGCAACAAGCTGATTTGCACAAACGCCAAGCTTTCAATCTGCATCGTCGCCGCAACTTACAAAAGGGTTTCGGTAATTATGCGATTGTTAACTCTTTTTTCCTGCTCCTCAATTTTATCAGTGCAGGTGAACTTTCTTGGTCATTATATATTGCTTTATTTTGGGGTGTAGGGCTTGCATTGAATACCTGGAATACTTTCCAAACTCAAGGCGAAGAATACGAAAAAGCTTATCGCCGTTGGTATCGTAGCCGCCAAATCAAACAATCTGTGAATTCCTTAGTCGATCGCTGTCTTAAAGCCTGGCAAACATGATGCAATGCTAGGCATTCTGTCGTTTACGAAAAACATAGCTTGTTGTCCAATAGATAAATAAGGGGATAGTGATAACGTGAACTAACAAAACACTCGTAGCTACTCCCAAAGCTTGCCCATGAATTCCAATCAGCAACGCTACGCTAAAGATAGTTGTAAATAAGATATTCCAGTATAAATCTAAATTAGGCTTGCCTATCGCGACGAGTAATAGCGAAGCAGCATCAGCAAATGCGCGTGGAATTGCAGATAAACAAATTAACATTAAAATTGGAATTGCTACTACCCATTGCTGACCAAAAACAATTGGCACATATAAGGGAGCTAAGCTTGTTTGTAGAATGACTAAAGGGATAATAATTGTAGCGATCGCTTTACGGCTGTGCGCGTAGTGTTTTTTAAGTTCCAACTGATTTGATCTTGCGGCGCATAGATGTGGAAATAAAGCAGTATTTAAAACAGTGATGAAACTCAAACTAATTCCTAATCCTGCATTGAAACCGAAGAAATATAAGCCTAATTCTTTAATTCCTAAAAAGCGACCGACTATTAAATAATCCAAATTATTTCTGAGTGTTTTTAGGAGATGCGTGCCAAAAATATTTTTACCAAAAATAAAGAACTCTTTCCAATACTTTGTTGTAATATTTTTCGTTGGACGCCATGAATGATAATGATAGTATATAAAAATATCAATAGGAGCAACCAAAACCCAAGACAATACAAATGACCACACTCCCATACCTAAAACCGCAAAAATTCCTAGCAAACTATAGCTAGTAAAGTTTTTGATTGTATTGCTAATAGCGCAAACTTTAAGCTTATTTTCTTTTTGGATCATAATACATTGAATTGCGGCTAAAGGCCATATCAAATAGGGAATTGCTGCTACACAAATTGGAAAAATCAAGCGAGTCTCGTTGTAGAACCAAGCAATCGGAAAAGCAGCAAGACACTGGATAATAAATATACCTGTATAAATAATCCAATTTAACCAATACGCTGAGTTACACAACTGCTTGACATCTCTATCAGATTGAATAATTTTTGCACCGATTCCTACTTCCATCAGTATGCGTGCAAACTCATTAATTGTCGTAACAATTGCTATTAAACCGTAGTCATAGGGTGTTAAGAAGCGTGCAGCGATCGCAGTAACGCCTATACGAAACACTCGCGTAATTATTTCTGCACTACTTA
This window contains:
- a CDS encoding lipopolysaccharide biosynthesis protein, with the translated sequence MSFIEQPITKLRQKLSNQFISNLGWLSSAEIITRVFRIGVTAIAARFLTPYDYGLIAIVTTINEFARILMEVGIGAKIIQSDRDVKQLCNSAYWLNWIIYTGIFIIQCLAAFPIAWFYNETRLIFPICVAAIPYLIWPLAAIQCIMIQKENKLKVCAISNTIKNFTSYSLLGIFAVLGMGVWSFVLSWVLVAPIDIFIYYHYHSWRPTKNITTKYWKEFFIFGKNIFGTHLLKTLRNNLDYLIVGRFLGIKELGLYFFGFNAGLGISLSFITVLNTALFPHLCAARSNQLELKKHYAHSRKAIATIIIPLVILQTSLAPLYVPIVFGQQWVVAIPILMLICLSAIPRAFADAASLLLVAIGKPNLDLYWNILFTTIFSVALLIGIHGQALGVATSVLLVHVITIPLFIYWTTSYVFRKRQNA
- a CDS encoding 2TM domain-containing protein, with amino-acid sequence MTRVYHQEDIQQILQIAISRQAHEGEFTREQLVEIAAELEITPECLQAAEREWQLQQADLHKRQAFNLHRRRNLQKGFGNYAIVNSFFLLLNFISAGELSWSLYIALFWGVGLALNTWNTFQTQGEEYEKAYRRWYRSRQIKQSVNSLVDRCLKAWQT
- a CDS encoding creatininase family protein; translation: MMHSFIPPQRFFPYLTWTDIQAMPNKQDVVLVQPVGAIEQHGPHLPLIVDAAIGTAVLGKALEKLDASIPAYALPTLYYGKSNEHWHFPGTIALSAQTLLSTLIEIAESLYRAGFRKLVLMNSHGGQPQVMEIAARDLHVKYEDFLVFPLFTWRVPHAVNELLSLKEQQLGIHAGDAETSLMLSILPEQVKMQAAIAEYPELPEDSLLSMEGKLPFAWTTRDLSRSGVLGDPTVATKEKGDRILESVSDGWVKAIADIYKFRQPQAWHNRDSTL
- a CDS encoding 2'-5' RNA ligase family protein, whose protein sequence is MSSPLILTLKLDRITFDFFNELRQQHFPPERNFLPAHITLFHALPGEEELSIQQTLQNLSTDTASLPLLFSKPRFLGKGVAIEVKCSELVQLRQQLATTWNMWLSKQDQQRYQPHVTIQNKVTSEEARQLYNQLVSNWASINGYGEGLLLWYYKGGPWELAGEFNFERGAIA